In the Telopea speciosissima isolate NSW1024214 ecotype Mountain lineage chromosome 2, Tspe_v1, whole genome shotgun sequence genome, one interval contains:
- the LOC122650663 gene encoding uncharacterized protein LOC122650663 translates to MGQQQQQMGELLQKMQWQQQQFMATITTQMQANAQNVQPPPGNPTANILPRAATAPPRVINDATSWLMKRFLKIQPLTFGGITNDTLQPMKWVKEMEKAFELLGCTEAQKLQCARYKLQHEAEAWWQTTKPILAAAHPELTWEIFKEAFFGSYFPSCVRRKKEVEFTELNQGPKSVLEYQQMFEELFFFAPEHMKTDEAKARKFEDGLRPSLGHVMVAHKAQGYSEVVQWPRQ, encoded by the coding sequence ATGggccaacaacaacaacaaatggGGGAATTGCTACAAAAGATGCAATGGCAGCAGCAACAGTTCATGGCTACCATCACAACCCAGATGCAAGCAAATGCACAAAATGTGCAGCCCCCGCCAGGAAATCCCACTGCCAATATACTGCCAAGGGCAGCAACAGCTCCTCCAAGAGTCATAAACGATGCTACTTCCTGGCTAATGAAGAGGTTTCTCAAGATTCAACCTCTCACTTTTGGTGGGATTACCAATGACACCCTCCAACCGATGAAGTGGGTGAAGGAAATGGAGAAAGCATTTGAGCTCTTGGGTTGTACCGAGGCGCAGAAGTTACAATGTGCTAGGTATAAATTGcaacatgaagctgaagcttggtggcaGACAACCAAACCTATTCTTGCTGCTGCCCATCCTGAATTGACATGGGAGATATTTAAAGAAGCGTTCTTTGGGAGTTATTTCCCCAGTTGTGttagaaggaagaaagaagtaGAATTCACAGAGTTGAACCAAGGACCGAAATCAGTCCTAGAGTACCAGCAGATGTTCGAGgagcttttcttctttgctcctGAACATATGAAGACTGACGAGGCCAAGGCAAGGAAGtttgaagatgggctgagaccTTCCCTCGGCCATGTAATGGTAGCACACAAGGCACAAGGCTACTCTGAGGTCGTCCAATGGCCAAGGCAATAG